Genomic window (Chryseobacterium bernardetii):
ATTTGCCAAAGCGGAAGCTGCCCGAATATGGGTGAGTGCTGGGGAGAAGGTACGGCAACGTTCATGATTTTAGGAAATATCTGTACAAGAAGCTGTGGATTCTGTGGAGTAAAGACAGGAAAACCGCTTGATGTAAACTGGGATGAACCTGAAAAAGTGGCACGCTCTATCAAATTAATGAAAATTAAGCACGCTGTTCTTACTTCTGTAGACCGTGATGATCTGAAAGATATGGGTTCTATTCTTTGGGCAGAAACTGTAAATGCTGTAAGAAGAATTTCCCCAGGTACAACAATGGAAACTTTAATTCCGGATTTCCAGGGAATCACCAAACATATTGACAGATTGGTGGATGTTGCCCCGGAAGTGATCTCCCACAATATGGAAACGGTAAAACGTTTAACCAGAGAAGTGAGAATCCAGGCTAAATATGAAAGAAGCCTTGAGGTTTTAAGATATTTAAAAGAAGCCGGACAAAGAAGAACCAAAACCGGAGTTATGCTTGGTTTAGGAGAAACGAAAGATGAGGTTTTCCAGACAATCGAAGATATCAGAAATGCGAATGTAGACGTTATTACTCTAGGACAATACCTGCAGCCAACCAAAAAACACCTTCCTGTAAAGAGATTTATTACTCCGGAAGAATTTGATGAACTGGGAGACTTTGCAAGAAGCTTAGGTTTCAGACATGTTGAAAGTTCACCTCTAGTAAGAAGTTCTTATCACGCAGAAAAACATATTCATTAAAATAACAGACCGCTCAGCAATGGGCGGTTATTTTTTTGGGATAGATATGGATAATAGATTGGCACTTAAAGCTATTTTAACCCAAACCAATAAGGAATGGATTTCATCATTTCCCTTCTACAGAGTGGGTGTTAAAACCCTTTGAATTTTTAACGGAATGGTTTTAATTGAATATATGTAACCAAATGCCTGTAAATCATCGCTATCTGTAGGAAAAATAAAAGCAGCCATCTAACCTCTAAAATATAAATCTACATGATAAATATCAAAACGATTTATGACAAGAAGACTCTCTATTAATCACCCCTATCCGTCCATTGATTTCAATAGGCTTAAAATGTTTTTTCTTAAATTCTGAAGGAGTTTCCCCTGTATGCTGTTTAAACAGTTTATTAAAATAAGAAAGACTTTCAAACCCCACCTGAAAACAAACTTCTGTAACTGAAGAATCTTTTAACAGATAAATTTTAGCCTGGTTGATCCTGTAATTATTAACAAAATCCGTAAATGTCATATTCGTTTGCTTTTTAAAATAACGACAGAAAGCAGGCGTACTTAAACTGACGATCTGGGCAACCTCATTTACATTAGGTTTTTTATCATGATTTTCATGGATATAATCGTAGATGGTTCCCATCCGTATCTTATCATTCAGAAACCATTTGATTCTTGTATCTTCCTTGTTAAGTTCATATACTTCTGTAGAGTTGGCAAGAATCTGTAAAATCTCAATAAGTCCCATTAAGGATTCAAAAGAATTTTTTTCCTTAATGATCTTAAGTTTCTCAACAACAATATTTTTAGTTTCTCCAAAGAAAGACAATCCAAGATACGATTGCTCCAGAAGACTTTTAATATTTTCAAATTCAGGAATCGGAAGAATAATATCCTGAAGAAAATTCTCCCGCATTTGCAATACCAGCTGCTTACATTCGGTCTGAATCCCATAATCAAAATTAAGATGGGGAACATTAGCTCCAATCAACAGAAGTTCACTGTCTGTAAAACCCGAAATATTCTTTCCCACATGCCGGATTCCATTGGATGCTTCTACATATACCAATTCTATTTCAGGATGGTAATGCCAGAAAAAGCAGTTTTTCAGACTGGGAGCAAATATCTTGAAAGACTTTCCTTTTTCAAATTCTATCGTTTCTTTCTGGATCTTCATTTTATCCTGTTTTGATTGTTTGTTGAGTTAAAATTAAACAAAAAGGTTAATATGGAGCAAATTTTTATCATTCGAAGAGGTGTGGAATCCAATCTTTCTTTCGAATTTTGCACTTTCAAAATCAACATGGGCAACCATTTTTAATTCAATAGGTTAATTCAGAAAAGAAAATACAATGAAGATTGATAAAAGAATAATACCGCTGGCTATTGGCGGCTTGGGAATAGGAACTACAGAGTTTACCGTAATGGGGCTATTGCCAGATATCGCAAAAACACTGGAAATCAGTATTCCGCAGGCAGGGCACCTGATTTCTGCCTATGCTATGGGAGTGGTAATTGGAGCACCCATTCTAATCGGATACTCTGTAAAATATCCACCTAAAAAAGTATTGATCGCTTTTATGATCCTGTTTACTTTATTTAATGCGCTTTCTGCTATTGCACCCAATTACGGAACAATGTTAATCATCCGATTCATGTCCGGGCTTCCTCACGGAGCTTTCTTTGGAGTAGGAACTGTAGTGGCAGCTAAAATGGCAGGAAAAGGGAAGGAAGCATTTTATATATCGATGATGTTTACAGGGCTCACCATAGCCAATCTGGTGATGGTTCCTTTAGTAACCTACATTGGGCATACCTTCCATTGGAGATTGTATTTTGCTATTGTTGCTTTGATTGGAGTTTTCGCCCTGTTATTTTTAAAGCTATGGCTGCCTTCAATGGAGGCCAATCAGAATACCCATTTCCTGGAAGAACTGAAATTCCTGAAAAAGAAACAGTCATGGCTGGTA
Coding sequences:
- the lipA gene encoding lipoyl synthase is translated as MENLVQDTTVQKPKWIRVKLPTGKNYRELRTLVDKYKLNTICQSGSCPNMGECWGEGTATFMILGNICTRSCGFCGVKTGKPLDVNWDEPEKVARSIKLMKIKHAVLTSVDRDDLKDMGSILWAETVNAVRRISPGTTMETLIPDFQGITKHIDRLVDVAPEVISHNMETVKRLTREVRIQAKYERSLEVLRYLKEAGQRRTKTGVMLGLGETKDEVFQTIEDIRNANVDVITLGQYLQPTKKHLPVKRFITPEEFDELGDFARSLGFRHVESSPLVRSSYHAEKHIH
- a CDS encoding AraC family transcriptional regulator, producing the protein MKIQKETIEFEKGKSFKIFAPSLKNCFFWHYHPEIELVYVEASNGIRHVGKNISGFTDSELLLIGANVPHLNFDYGIQTECKQLVLQMRENFLQDIILPIPEFENIKSLLEQSYLGLSFFGETKNIVVEKLKIIKEKNSFESLMGLIEILQILANSTEVYELNKEDTRIKWFLNDKIRMGTIYDYIHENHDKKPNVNEVAQIVSLSTPAFCRYFKKQTNMTFTDFVNNYRINQAKIYLLKDSSVTEVCFQVGFESLSYFNKLFKQHTGETPSEFKKKHFKPIEINGRIGVINRESSCHKSF
- a CDS encoding MFS transporter translates to MKIDKRIIPLAIGGLGIGTTEFTVMGLLPDIAKTLEISIPQAGHLISAYAMGVVIGAPILIGYSVKYPPKKVLIAFMILFTLFNALSAIAPNYGTMLIIRFMSGLPHGAFFGVGTVVAAKMAGKGKEAFYISMMFTGLTIANLVMVPLVTYIGHTFHWRLYFAIVALIGVFALLFLKLWLPSMEANQNTHFLEELKFLKKKQSWLVLAITAIGFGGLFTWLSYITPLMTVISGVESSNMAYVMVLAGAGMVVGNLAGGIVSDKLGPEKTCALLIFLMMISLVGVFLLSEHQNIAFILTFMCGALSMSIAAPINIMMMKAAPKSEMMAAAFMQAGFNIANAMGAFLGGIPLEYGLSFNYPSLVGVGMTFIGFVISIRYMYLYGSPTTNDDEAVAECVSCDK